The following coding sequences are from one Musa acuminata AAA Group cultivar baxijiao chromosome BXJ1-6, Cavendish_Baxijiao_AAA, whole genome shotgun sequence window:
- the LOC135675575 gene encoding pre-mRNA-splicing factor ATP-dependent RNA helicase DEAH7-like encodes MEVSSSRSSRSIHSRSSDNYERSEKQRYRSVEYGRRDEHGRSRYTTDYSRKRSRHEQTSNTPSRSGWDDGRWEWEDTPRRGSRDNYSVSHRYRPSPSPMLAGASPDAWLVSPWLGGNTPRPAGSPWDSVAPSPTPIRATGSSKRSDSSQSGKHRLHFTVAADSEENEAAESTLTTFKPYEITEEMRQEMDYNADRAWYDRDEHNTMFDGDSSSLFGGDDASYKKKEASLAKKLTRKDGTLMTLAQSKKLSQLTADNAQWEDRQLLRSGAVRGTEVQINFEDEDERKVILLVHDTKPPFLDGRVVFTKQAEPVMPIKDPTSDMAIIARKGSALVREIHEKQSMNKSRQRFWELAGSKLGDILGVQKTAEQIDADTAVVGEEGEVDFKEEAKFARHMKEKGEAVSEFAKSKSISQQRQYLPIYSVREELLKVVRENQVIVVVGETGSGKTTQLTQYLHEDGYTNGSIIGCTQPRRVAAMSVAKRVSEEMETELGDKVGYAIRFEDVTGPNTIIKYMTDGVLLRETLKDSDLDKYRVIIMDEAHERSLSTDVLFGILKKVVARRRDFKLIVTSATLNAKKFSDFFGGVPTFQIPGRTFHVNILYSKTPCEDYVEAAVKQAMTIHITSAPGDILIFMTGQDEIEAACYALAERMEQLIASTSKAVPKLLILPIYSQLPADLQAKIFQKAEDGARKCIVATNIAETSLTVDGIFYVIDTGYGKMKVYNPRMGMDALQVFPVSRAAADQRAGRAGRTGPGTCYRLFTESAYQNELLPNPVPEIQRTNLGNVVLLLKSLKIENLLDFDFMDPPPQENILNSMYQLWVLGALNNVGSLTEIGWKMVEFPLDPPLAKMLLMGEQLECINEVLTIVSMLSVPSVFFRPKDRAEESDAAREKFFVPESDHLTLLNVYQQWKANQYRGDWCNDHFLHVKGLRKAREVRSQLLDILKSLKIPLTSCGMEWDVVRKAICSAYFHNAARLKGVGEYVNCRNGMPCHLHPSSALYGLGYTPDYVVYHELVLTTKEYMQCVTAVEPHWLAELGPMFFSVKESDTSMLEHKKKQKEEKTAMEEEIENLRKEQAEADKLNEAREREKKAKQQQQVIMVGVRKGPRTYLRPNK; translated from the exons ATGGAG GTCTCTTCGTCTAGAAGCTCTAGGAGCATTCATTCTCGCAGTTCAGATAATTACGAGAGGAGTGAGAAACAAAGGTATCGCAGTGTTGAATATGGCAGAAGAGATGAACACGGGAGATCCAGATATACTACGGATTATAGCAGGAAGAGGAGTCGGCACGAACAGACTTCAAACACTCCTT CTAGGTCAGGCTGGGATGACGGGAGGTGGGAATGGGAAGATACTCCACGTCGAGGTTCTAGGGACAACTATTCTGTGTCTCACAGATATCGACCTTCACCCTCTCCAATGTTGGCAGGTGCCTCACCTGATGCATGGCTTGTGTCCCCGTGGCTGGGCGGTAATACACCTCGTCCTGCAG GTTCTCCATGGGATAGTGTAGCTCCCTCTCCAACACCAATACGTGCCACAGGCTCCTCAAAAAGATCTGATTCGTCTCAGAGTGGAAAACATCGGCTACATTTTACTGTTGCAGCTGATTCAGAG GAAAATGAAGCAGCTGAAAGCACCTTAACCACATTTAAGCCTTATGAGATCACAGAGGAAATGCGCCAAGAGATGGATTACAATGCTGACCGAGCATG GTACGACAGAGATGAACATAACACAATGTTTGATGGTGATAGCTCGTCATTGTTTGGTGGGGATGATGCTTCttataaaaagaaagaagcatcACTGGCAAAGAAACTG ACTcgtaaggatggaacattgatgaCCCTTGCCCAAAGTAAGAAGTTATCACAATTGACTGCTGATAATGCTCAGTGGGAAGACCGACAGCTATTGAGATCGGGGGCTGTTAGAGGAACAGAGGTGCAGATTAACTTTGAGGATGAGGATGAGCGCAAAGTCATCCTTTTAGTTCATG ATACAAAGCCCCCTTTCCTGGATGGTAGGGTGGTATTCACAAAACAGGCTGAACCTGTAATGCCTATTAAAGATCCCACATCAGATATGGCCATAATTGCTCGTAAAGGTTCTGCTCTGGTTAGGGAAATTCATGAAAAGCAGAGTATGAATAAGTCACGCCAACGGTTTTGGGAGCTGGCAGGATCAAAACTTGGTGACATTCTAGGGGTCCAGAAGACAGCTGAGCAG ATTGATGCAGATACTGCAGTGGTAGGAGAAGAAGGCGAAGTGGATTTTAAAGAGGAAGCCAAGTTTGCAAGGCATATGAAAGAGAAAGGTGAAGCAGTAAGTGAGTTCGCCAAGTCGAAGTCCATTTCACAACAAAGGCAGTATCTTCCAATATATTCTGTTCGTGAGGAACTGTTGAAG GTTGTTCGTGAAAATCAGGTAATAGTTGTAGTTGGAGAGACTGGTTCTGGGAAGACAACTCAATTGACACAG TATCTTCATGAAGATGGATATACAAATGGTAGTATTATTGGTTGTACACAACCAAGACGTGTGGCTGCCATGAGTGTTGCTAAACGAGTCAGCGAGGAGATGGAAACAGAGTTGGGTGATAAAGTTGGTTATGCCATAAGATTTGAAGATGTCACTGGTCCAAATACTAtaataaag TACATGACGGATGGGGTACTTCTGCGTGAAACATTGAAGGACTCTGATCTTGACAAATACCG AGTAATTATCATGGATGAAGCACACGAGAGATCACTGAGTACCGATGTTTTATTTGGTATACTGAAGAAGGTAGTTGCTAGGCGACGCGACTTCAAGCTTATTGTAACGTCTGCGACGCTGAATGCTAAAAAATTTTCCGACTTCTTTGGAGG TGTTCCGACTTTTCAAATCCCTGGAAGGACATTCCATGTAAATATCCTGTACAGCAAAACACCGTGTGAAGACTATGTTGAAGCTGCTGTTAAGCAGGCGATGACTATTCACATTACAAGCGCTCCTGGTGACATTCTCATCTTTATGACAGGGCAGGATGAGATTGAAGCTGCCTGCTATGCTCTTGCTGAGCGTATGGAACAGCTCATCGCATCCACAAGCAAAGCAGTCCCAAAGCTCTTGATATTGCCTATCTATTCTCAGTTGCCAGCTGATCTGCAAGCAAAGATCTTCCAGAAAGCTGAAGATGGTGCTCGGAAATGCATTGTTGCAACCAACATTGCAGAGACATCCCTTACAGTAGATGGTATCTTTTATGTCATAGACACAGGATATGGTAAAATGAAGGTTTACAATCCTAGAATGGGCATGGATGCTCTACAAGTGTTTCCAGTTAGCCGAGCAGCAGCTGACCAACGGGCTGGGCGTGCTGGCAGAACTGGTCCTGGCACTTGCTATCGGTTATTTACAGAGTCTGCGTATCAAAATGAGCTGCTTCCTAACCCTGTTCCAGAGATCCAGAGAACAAATCTGGGCAATGTGGTTTTGCTGCTTAAATCCTTAAAGATTGAAAATCTTTTGGATTTTGACTTCATGGATCCGCCCCCGCAGGAAAATATTCTCAATTCAATGTACCAGCTGTGGGTGTTGGGCGCCTTGAACAATGTTGGAAGCCTCACTGAGATTGGGTGGAAGATGGTGGAATTTCCCTTGGATCCACCGCTTGCGAAAATGTTGTTGATGGGGGAGCAGCTAGAGTGCATAAATGAGGTTTTAACAATCgtgtctatgctttcagtgccttCAGTTTTCTTCCGACCAAAGGATCGGGCAGAGGAGAGCGATGCGGCAAGGGAAAAATTCTTTGTTCCAGAATCTGATCACTTGACACTTCTCAATGTATACCAACAATGGAAAGCAAACCAATACCGTGGGGACTGGTGCAATGACCACTTCTTGCATGTGAAGGGCCTTAGGAAGGCAAGGGAAGTCAGATCCCAGCTGTTAGACATACTCAAGTCCTTGAAGATTCCCCTGACTTCATGTGGGATGGAGTGGGATGTGGTCAGGAAAGCAATCTGTTCTGCTTATTTCCACAATGCTGCCAGATTGAAAGGTGTGGGTGAATATGTGAATTGCCGGAATGGAATGCCCTGCCACCTGCATCCCAGCAGTGCACTGTATGGGCTTGGATACACTCCAGATTACGTGGTTTACCATGAACTTGTACTGACCACAAAGGAGTATATGCAATGTGTGACTGCAGTCGAGCCACATTGGCTGGCTGAGCTGGGACCAATGTTTTTCTCTGTTAAAGAGTCGGATACATCTAtgcttgaacacaagaagaagcagAAGGAAGAGAAGACTGCAATGGAGGAGGAGATAGAGAATCTGAGAAAAGAGCAAGCGGAAGCAGATAAGTTGAACGAGGCGAGGGAACGGGAGAAAAAGGCAAAACAGCAGCAGCAAGTCATCATGGTAGGTGTGCGGAAGGGCCCAAGGACGTATCTCAGACCGAATAAATAA